One genomic window of uncultured delta proteobacterium includes the following:
- the msrAB gene encoding Peptide methionine sulfoxide reductase MsrA/MsrB 2 (Includes: Peptide methionine sulfoxide reductase MsrA; Peptide methionine sulfoxide reductase MsrB), translating into MKKLLFLLVTASIFWATASALAAGLSSSDGAKPAAMKDMPEIDTANLRDIYFAGGCFWGVEEYFSRMPGVHDVTVGYANGTKENPTYEEVCSGKTGHAETVHVRYDPKVISVKTLAEQFFAIIDPVSRNRQGNDVGSQYRTGIYYVREDDKPVLASVKAAVQKKYAKPLAVELVPLEKYYLAEEYHQDYLKKNPGGYCHIDFSSLKDVRIEKIPIVNPGKYSKPSDAVLKKTLSEESYAVTQKAATERAFSGEFWDHKKPGIYVDIVTGEPLFSSADKFDSGSGWPSFSKPIEPAVITEHADNSYGMKRIEVKSRVGDSHLGHVFPDGPKDKGGLRYCINSAAIRFIPYEEMEKQGYGDLKAYVK; encoded by the coding sequence ATGAAAAAATTACTTTTTTTGCTGGTGACGGCGAGCATTTTTTGGGCAACGGCAAGTGCGCTGGCCGCGGGCCTCTCATCCTCCGACGGCGCCAAACCAGCGGCCATGAAGGACATGCCCGAGATTGATACCGCCAACTTGCGGGATATTTACTTTGCCGGAGGATGTTTCTGGGGCGTGGAAGAATACTTTTCCCGGATGCCCGGCGTGCACGACGTCACCGTTGGTTACGCCAACGGTACAAAGGAAAATCCGACGTATGAAGAAGTCTGTTCCGGCAAAACGGGCCATGCCGAGACGGTGCACGTCCGGTATGATCCCAAGGTTATCAGCGTGAAAACTCTGGCGGAACAGTTTTTCGCAATCATCGACCCGGTCAGCCGTAACCGGCAGGGCAACGACGTGGGCAGCCAGTACCGCACCGGCATATATTATGTCCGTGAAGACGACAAACCGGTTCTTGCGTCCGTCAAGGCGGCAGTGCAGAAAAAATATGCAAAACCGCTGGCGGTGGAACTGGTGCCCCTGGAAAAATACTATCTTGCGGAGGAATATCATCAGGACTATTTGAAAAAGAATCCCGGCGGCTACTGTCATATTGATTTCAGCAGCCTCAAGGATGTTCGGATCGAGAAGATCCCCATCGTTAATCCGGGGAAATATTCCAAACCCTCTGATGCTGTCCTGAAAAAAACGCTTTCAGAGGAATCATATGCCGTCACGCAGAAGGCCGCTACGGAGCGGGCTTTTTCCGGCGAATTCTGGGATCACAAGAAACCGGGAATCTATGTGGACATTGTGACGGGAGAGCCCCTGTTTTCTTCCGCTGACAAGTTTGACTCCGGCAGCGGCTGGCCGAGTTTCTCGAAGCCCATTGAGCCGGCAGTAATCACCGAGCATGCGGACAACAGCTACGGCATGAAGCGTATCGAGGTAAAAAGCCGCGTGGGCGATTCACACCTGGGCCATGTTTTTCCCGATGGCCCCAAGGATAAGGGCGGGTTGCGCTATTGCATCAACAGCGCGGCTATCCGTTTTATCCCATACGAGGAAATGGAAAAGCAGGGGTATGGCGATTTGAAGGCCTATGTAAAATAG
- a CDS encoding conserved membrane hypothetical protein (Evidence 4 : Homologs of previously reported genes of unknown function), with the protein MAARSLRTRLLVTYLASFFSFCLLLFWPAGTLAYWHGWLYIVVFLGFGLIVSLILLRDDPNLLASRMAFGPQAETDPVQKVIQCASAVLFMGLLALCGMDYGVNGPRFSTMASVLAVAAFGLGGYPLYMVLKENGYAAATIRIQKGQTVISTGPYACIRHPMYSWAIFFFLVTPPALASVWGFAAAPLITAAIIVRLLREERYLLANLPGYAEYCEKVRYRLLPLVW; encoded by the coding sequence ATGGCCGCGCGGTCCCTACGCACGAGGCTGCTGGTTACCTATCTTGCGAGTTTTTTCAGTTTCTGCCTGCTGCTGTTCTGGCCGGCGGGCACCCTGGCCTATTGGCATGGCTGGCTGTACATCGTGGTGTTTCTGGGCTTCGGCCTGATTGTTTCCCTCATCCTGCTGCGGGATGACCCGAATCTGCTGGCCAGTAGAATGGCCTTCGGTCCGCAGGCGGAGACGGACCCGGTCCAGAAAGTCATTCAGTGTGCCAGCGCCGTGCTGTTCATGGGCCTGCTCGCGCTGTGCGGTATGGATTACGGCGTCAACGGGCCGCGCTTTTCCACCATGGCTTCTGTGCTGGCGGTGGCCGCCTTCGGCCTGGGCGGGTACCCGCTGTACATGGTGCTCAAGGAGAACGGCTACGCGGCAGCCACCATCAGAATTCAGAAGGGGCAGACAGTCATCAGCACCGGTCCCTATGCCTGCATCCGCCACCCCATGTACAGCTGGGCCATTTTTTTCTTTCTGGTCACCCCGCCGGCCCTGGCTTCGGTCTGGGGTTTTGCTGCGGCGCCGCTGATAACCGCGGCCATCATCGTCCGCCTGTTGCGCGAGGAGCGGTATCTGCTGGCCAATCTGCCCGGCTATGCGGAATACTGTGAAAAGGTGCGCTACCGATTGTTGCCTCTTGTGTGGTGA
- a CDS encoding Isoprenylcysteine carboxyl methyltransferase, with protein MNTTLPALLIYALWIALVVYLIAAGSKAKRDAKPHLGQSFLLMFAMMAAFALPFVPSFRFLSAAASPVRGGIGLALAALGTVFFVWSRQTLGRNWSQTVSAKEGHELVTRGPYAYVRHPMYASGILSCLGSALAAGGCFVFLLLLLTPLFLWRVGAEDRLLARQFPDAFPAYKKRTKALIPFLW; from the coding sequence ATGAATACCACGCTGCCTGCCTTACTCATATACGCCTTGTGGATCGCCCTGGTCGTCTACCTGATCGCGGCGGGAAGCAAGGCCAAACGGGATGCCAAGCCCCATCTGGGGCAGAGCTTTCTCCTGATGTTCGCCATGATGGCCGCCTTCGCTTTGCCTTTTGTGCCGTCTTTTCGCTTTCTCAGCGCGGCGGCCAGCCCTGTGCGCGGCGGTATCGGTCTTGCGCTGGCCGCTCTTGGCACGGTCTTTTTCGTCTGGTCGCGCCAGACGCTGGGACGTAACTGGAGCCAGACCGTCTCAGCCAAGGAAGGGCATGAACTGGTGACGCGCGGCCCCTACGCCTATGTGCGCCACCCCATGTACGCCAGCGGCATCCTCTCCTGTCTGGGTTCGGCCCTGGCTGCCGGGGGCTGCTTCGTTTTCCTGCTGCTTTTACTGACGCCTCTTTTCCTCTGGCGCGTGGGTGCGGAAGACAGGCTGCTGGCGCGGCAGTTTCCGGATGCCTTTCCCGCGTATAAAAAACGGACAAAGGCGCTGATCCCCTTCCTCTGGTGA
- the hupA gene encoding DNA-binding protein HU-alpha, which translates to MMTKAEFVSAMKDSLPDVFSSKAGAEKAYDAFCAILAKAVSKGEGVRLPGIGSFSVVQRAARTGRNPQTGKTITIPARKAVKFSVAKGLSDGLK; encoded by the coding sequence ATGATGACGAAAGCCGAATTTGTGAGCGCGATGAAAGATTCCCTTCCTGACGTGTTCTCCAGCAAAGCTGGTGCTGAAAAAGCGTATGATGCTTTCTGCGCGATCCTCGCCAAGGCCGTAAGCAAAGGCGAAGGCGTACGCCTTCCCGGCATCGGTTCCTTCAGCGTTGTTCAGCGCGCCGCCCGCACGGGCCGCAACCCCCAGACCGGCAAGACCATCACCATTCCCGCTCGCAAGGCTGTGAAATTCAGCGTTGCCAAGGGCCTTTCCGACGGTCTGAAGTAA